The DNA segment TTTCCAGCGAAATCTCCAGCCTGGAAGCCGAACTGGCCAACGAACAACAGCTGTACGCCAAGCGCCCGCGCATCTACCGGCTCAATGCCGCCTCCACCATGCGCGACAAAGGCGCCTGGTATAAGGACGAATGGCGCAAGAAGGTCGAGCGCATCGGCAACTTGAACTACCCGGACGAGGCCCGTCGCCAGCAGATCTACGGCAACTTGCGCCTGCTGGTGTCGATCAACCGCGACGGTTCCCTGTATGAAGTGCTGGTGCTGGAGTCCTCCGGCCAGCCATTGCTGGACCAGGCGGCGCAACGCATCGTGCGCCTGGCTGCACCGTTCGCCCCGTTTACCGGTGACCTGAACGATATCGACCGCCTGGAAATCATCCGCACCTGGCGTTTTGCCAAAGGCGACCGGCTTTCCAGCAACTGACCACTGCAAGCTCGCGCCTACACGGGAAACAAATCCGCTAACCGTATTCCTACACATCCCCAGCTTGTCAGTTCGCCCCTCCAACGCCACACTAGCGGACATGAAAAATGTCAGCCCGACTTACCTCAAGCACCAATTCCTGATCGCCATGCCCCATATGGCCGACCCGAACTTTGCGCACACCTTGACCTATATCGTCGAGCACACGGCCAATGGCGCCATGGGGCTGGTGGTCAACCGCCCGCAAAGCCTGAACCTGGCGGATATCCTTGAGCAACTGCGCCCGGAGATCGACCCGCCCGCCAGTTGCCAGGCAGTGCCGATCTATTTCGGCGGCCCGGTGCAGACGGACCGGGGTTTTGTGCTGCATCCCAGCGGCCCGACGTTCCAGGCCACTGTCGACCTGGAGGGCGTGTCCCTGTCCACCTCCCAGGACGTGCTGTTTGCCATCGCCGATGGCGTCGGCCCGCAGCAGAGCCTGATTACCCTGGGCTACGCGGGTTGGGAAGCCGGGCAACTGGAAGAAGAACTGGCCAATAATGCCTGGCTGACCTGCCCGTTCGATGCCGACATTCTGTTCAATACCGCCAGCGAACTGCGCCTGAATGCCGCGGCCAAGCAGTTGGGGGTCAACCTCAACCTGCTGACCAGCCAGGCGGGGCACGCCTGATGGCCTTGCGACTGATCCTCGGGTTTGACTACGGCACCAAGCAGATCGGCGTGGCCGTGGGCCAGGTCATCACCGGCCAGGCCCGCGAGCTGTGTACCTTGAAGGCGCAAAACGGCATTCCGGACTGGAATCAGGTCGAAGCCCTGATCAAGGAATGGAAGCCCGACGCGGTGGTGGTCGGCCTGCCGCTGAACATGGACGGCACCCCCAGCGACATGTGCCTGCGCGCCGAGAAGTTCGCCCGTCGCCTCAATGGCCGCTACAACCTGCCCTTCTATACCCACGATGAGCGCCTGACGACCTTCGAGGCCAAGGGTGAGCGCCGCGACCGTGGCGGGCAGAAAGGCAGCTACCGCGACAACCCGGTCGACGCCATTGCCGCCGCCTTGCTGTTGCAGGGCTGGCTGGATGAAAACACTGCTTTATTTGAATCCTGACTGACGCGGCTTGCCGCGTCTTCTTACGTTTGAGCCCGGACTTTGTCAGCGTCACGCTGGCCGAGCCCTTGAAGGAGCCACCATGAGCCTGCCCAATCCCGCCGAACTGATCAGCCAGATGGCGATTCGCCTCAAGGCCCACCTGCAACACCGCGCCATCAGCGAGCCGCGCTTCATCGGCATCCGCACCGGCGGTGTGTGGGTCGCCCAGGCGTTGCTGCAAGAGCTGGGCAGTGACTCGCCCCTGGGCACCCTGGACGTGTCCTTCTACCGCGATGACTTCAGCCAGAACGGCCTGCACCCACAAGTGCGCCCGTCAGCCCTGCCGTTCGAGATCGAAGGCCAGCACCTAGTGCTGATTGATGACGTGCTGATGAGCGGCCGCACCATCCGGGCCGCCATGAACGAGCTGTTCGACTACGGCCGCCCGGCCAGCATCACCCTGGTCTGCCTGCTAGACCTCGAGGCTGGCGAACTGCCGATCAGCCCGGATGTGGTGGGCGCGACCCTGTCGCTTTCAGCCCAGCAGCGGGTAAAATTGTCCGGTCCCACGCCGCTCGAACTCGAACTGCAAGACCTCGCCCTTTAAACCGCCTTGTAAAGAGTCCCCGCGATGACGCCTCTAGATGCCAAGCGCCCGCTGCAGCTCAACGCTCAGGGCCAGCTGCAACACTTCCTGTCCCTCGACGGCCTGCCCCGCGAATTGCTCACCGAAATCCTCGACACTGCCGACTCGTTCCTTGAAGTCGGCGGCCGAGCGGTGAAGAAAGTCCCGCTGCTGCGCGGCAAAACCATTTGCAACGTGTTCTTCGAGAACTCGACGCGCACCCGCACCACCTTCGAACTGGCAGCCCAGCGCCTGTCAGCCGACGTGATCACCCTGAACGTCTCCACCTCGTCGGCGAGCAAGGGCGAAACCCTGCTCGACACCCTGCGTAACCTGGAGGCCATGGCGGCCGACATGTTCGTGGTGCGTCATGGCGACTCGGGCGCGGCGCACTTTATCGCCGAGCACGTGTGCCCGCAGGTGGCGATCATCAACGGCGGCGATGGCCGCCACGCCCACCCGACCCAGGGCATGCTCGACATGCTCACCATCCGTCGGCACAAGGGTGGCTTTGAAAACCTCTCGGTGGCCATCGTCGGCGATATCCTGCATTCGCGGGTAGCGCGCTCGAACATGCTGGCCCTGAAAACCCTGGGCTGCCCGGATATCCGCGTGATTGCACCGAAAACCCTGCTGCCGGTAGGCATCGAGCAATACGGGGTGAAGGTCTACACCGACATGGCCACGGGCCTGAAGGATGTGGACGTGGTGATCATGCTGCGCCTGCAACGCGAGCGCATGGCCGGTGGCCTGCTGCCCAGCGAAGGCGAGTTCTACCGCCTGTTCGGCCTGACCACCGCGCGCCTGGCCGGTGCCAAGCCGGATGCCATTGTCATGCACCCCGGCCCGATCAACCGCGGGGTGGAGATTGAGTCGGCGGTGGCCGACGGGCCGCACTCGGTGATTCTCAACCAGGTTACCTACGGCATCGCCGTACGCATGGCCGTGCTGTCCATGGCCATGAGCGGGCAAACCGCCCAACGTCAATTCGAGCAGGAGAACGCCCAGTGAAGCTCAGCATTCTCGGCGCCCGAGTCATCGATCCGGCCAGCGGCCTGGATCAAGTCACTGATCTGCACCTGGAAGCTGGCAAGATCATTGCCATTGGCGCCGCCCCCAGCGGTTTCAGCCCGGTTCAGAGCATCGACGCCAAAGGCCTGGTGGCTGCTCCCGGCCTGGTAGACCTGAACGTCGCCCTGCGCGAGCCGGGCTACAGCCGCAAAGGCAGCATCGCCAGCGAAACCCGCGCCGCCGCTGCCGGCGGTGTCACCAGCCTGTGCTGCCCGCCGCAGACCAAGCCGGTACTGGACACCTCGGCCGTGGCCGAGCTGATCCTCGACCGTGCCCGCGAGGCCGGCAATTGCAAAGTGTTCCCCATCGGCGCCCTGAGCAAAGGCCTGGATGGCGAACAACTGGCTGAGCTGATTGCCCTGCGCGACGCGGGTTGCGTGGCCTTCGGCAATGGCCTGGAAAGCTTCCGCAGCACCCGCACCCTGTGCCGTGCCCTGGAATATGCAGCCACCTTCGACCTGACGGTGATCTTCCACTCCCAGGACCACGACCTGGCTGAAGGCGGCCTGGCCCATGAAGGCCCTACCGCCAGCTTCCTCGGCCTGGCAGGCATCCCGGAAACCGCAGAAACCGTAGCCCTGGCCCGTGACCTGCTGCTGGTGGAACAAAGCGGGGTGCGTGCGCACTTCAGCCAACTGACCAGCGCCCGGGGCGTGGCCCTGATCGCCCAGGCCCAGGCCCGCGGCTTGCCGGTGACCGCCGATGTGGCGTTGTACCAGTTGATTCTGACCGATGAGGCGTTGATCGACTTCTCCAGCCTGTACCACGTGCAACCGCCACTGCGCACCCGCGCCGACCGCGACGGTTTGCGCGCAGCGGTGAAGTCCGGGGTGGTTTCGGCGATCTCCAGCCATCACCAACCCCACGAGCGGGATGCCAAGCTGGCCCCATTTGGCGCGACAGAGCCTGGGATCAGCAGCGTCGAGTTGCTGCTGCCGCTGGCGATGACCCTGGTGGAAGATGGGTTGCTGGACTTGCCAACGCTGCTGGCACGCCTGAGCTCAGGCCCGGCCCAAGCGCTGCGCCTGCCGGCGGGCAAGCTGGCGGTGGGTTCTGCGGCGGACCTGGTGCTGTTTGATCCGGCCAGCTCCACCGTGGCTGGCGAGCAGTGGCTGTCTCGGGGTGAAAACTGCCCATTCATCGGCCATAGCTTGCCGGCGACTGTGCGCTACACCCTGGTGGATGGACGGATCAGCTACCAGGCCTGATCCGCTCTAAAGTGGGCACGGTCAAAAATGTAGGAGCCAGCTTGTGTGGGAGCTGGCTTGCCTGCGATTGCATCACCTCAGTGCCACTGACATACCGAGGTGCCCGCATCGCAGGCAAGCCTGCTCCCACATTTGACCGTGCCCACATGAGCCTAGCCAGGCTTAGCGCCCGCCCAGCCGCTCGGCATTGCGGATCGAAACCTGCGTATTCAGCGTCCAGAAGTCATACAGCACGCCGACCAGGAACAAGCCGCCCGTTACCAGATACAACAGGCCGGTGAGCCATTTGCCCTGATACATGCGGTGCAAGCCAAACACCCCAAGAAACGTCAGAAGAATCCAGGCCACGTTGTACTCGATCGGCCCGGCGGTAAAACGCAGGTCGGCTTCACGGTCCATCGCCGGGATCAGGAACAGGTCGATCAGCCAGCCAATACCCAGCAAACCAAAGGTGAAGAACCAGATCGTCCCGGTCACCGGCTTGCCGTAGTAAAAGCGGTGTGCCCCGGTAAAACCGAAGATCCAGAGCAGGTAACCGATCACCTTGCTATGGGTGTCTTGTTGCGAAACATCCTGTCGATAGGTGTTCATGAATGACCTCTTTAGCCTCGATAGATAAATATTTCTGGTTTCTTTGTGACTTTTTTACAGGCACCCGACGTACGGCAAATGTTATCGTCGCTTCCCTCAAAGCCTTATACCGCCTGACTTGTGTAGGACAATTGCGACAGTTCGTCGCGGTTTTCCTGATTTTGACGTCAAGGTTCAGTCGACAGACGGCCTGAGAAAGACACTAAAAGCTGTTATAAAGTTGCGCGCAAACCAACAAGAGCCTGCCTTATGCGACCATTTTTAAAGACATGGCTAACCATTTGCCTATTGATGCCACTGGCCGCCCACGCCACCAATCGTGAGCAACGACTTCCGAACGTTAATGGTTTTACCCCTAAAGTTCACGCCACTACCACCTCCGCCAAATCGGCAAAGCTCACCGTCAAGCGCCCGACTCAGCTGAGCAAGGCCAACGTTAAAGCAGTTCCGGGCCTGGTAGCGAGCAATAACCAGCAAAGCAGCAAAGTCTTGAGCCGTGCCGTCAACGTGCTCGGTACCCCTTATCGTTGGGGCGGCAGTAGCCCAAGTAAAGGCTTTGATTGCAGCGGCCTGGTGAAATACGCCTTCAATGATGTGGCTGCAGTGGATTTGCCACGCACCTCCAACGCCATGGCCAGCGGCCACGGGCAGAAGGTCGATCGCAAGGATCTGAAGCCCGGCGACCTGTTGTTCTTCAAGCTCAAGAGCCGCCAGGTCAACCATGTTGCCATCTACCTGGGCAACGACCGCTTTATCCACGCACCGCGCCGTGGCAAGTCGGTCAGCATCGACACCCTGAAAAAGCCGTTCTGGAACAAGAACTACGTGATTGCCAAGCGCGTGCTGCCCAAAGAGCAGAACAACCTGCGGATTGTGCAGCGCTAACAGTAAATGCAAATGTGAATGCTGGCTTGTGTGGGAGCTGGCTTGCCTGCGATAGCATCACCTCAGTGTGACTGACACACCGAGTTGCCTGCATCGCAGGCAAGCCAGCTCCCACATCCTATATATCTGCGGGCACCCGCGCCTGCTCCCGGGCCTCTTCAAGCCTGACCAGTCCCTGACTGACCAACCCCTTCAAGCTCATATCCAACGTCTTCATCCCCAGCGCCCCGCCCGTCTGAATCGCCGAATACAACTGCGCCACCTTGTCCTCGCGGATCAGGTTGCGGATCGCCGGTGTGCCGAGCATGATTTCATGGGCCGCCACGCGCCCGCCGCCGACTTTCTTCAGCAACACCTGGGACACCACCGCCTGCAGCGATTCCGAGAGCATCGAGCGGACCATGGCCTTTTCCCCCGCCGGAAACACATCCACCAGCCGATCCACGGTTTTCGCCGCCGAATTGGTGTGCAGGGTGCCAAACACCAAGTGCCCGGTTTCCGCCGCCGTCAGGGCCAGGCGGATGGTTTCCAGGTCGCGCAACTCGCCAACCAGGATCACATCCGGGTCTTCGCGCAACGCCGAACGCAGGGCCGTCGAGAAACTGTGGGTGTCGCGGTGCACCTGGCGTTGGCTGATCAGCGCTTTACGCGGTTCGTGGACAAACTCGATAGGGTCTTCAAGGGTCAGGATGTGCTGCTGACGGGTGCTGTTGAGGTAATCGACCATCGCCGCCAGGGTGGTGGACTTGCCCGAGCCCGTGGCACCAGTCACCAGCACCAGCCCTCTGGGCAATTCGGCGATGCGCCGGAATATGTCCCCCAGCCCCAGGGCTTCCAGGCTCTGGACCCGAGAGGGGATCGCACGGAACACCGCCCCCAGCCCCCGGTGCTGGCAGAACACGTTGGCGCGAAAGCGCGCGACGCCAGGCAAATCGAAGGAAAAATCCGTTTCAAGAGATGTTTCGAAATCCTTTTGCTGGTGTTTATGGAGGATCGGGCTGAGCAAGTCAGCTACTTGCGTAGCACTCAGCACCGGCCAATCCAGTGGCAGTACCTCGCCATCGACGCGCATCCTCGGCGCCAAGCCTGCCGACAGATGCAGGTCGGAGGCGCCCTGGCTGACGCTTGCGGCCAGCAGTTCAGTGATGTCCATAGGGCTATCCATTTCCAGTAGAATGCCGCGGACTCCATATCCGCGGGCGCAACTTTAATGTCGACCATAGCAGACAATATCGGCCTGGTTACCGAGCGGATCCGTGCCGCGGCCCAGGCCGTGCAACGCGATGAAACCAGCGTGCACTTGCTGGCCGTGAGCAAGACCAAACCCGCGCAAGCCGTGCGCGAAGCCTACGCCGCCGGGATGCGCGACTTCGGCGAGAACTACTTGCAGGAAGCCCTGGGCAAACAGGCCGATTTAACCGACCTGCCCTTGAGTTGGCACTTCATCGGCCCCATTCAATCGAACAAGACACGCGCTATCGCCGAGAACTTCGCTTGGGTGCATTCCGTGGACCGCCTGAAAATTGCCCAACGCCTGTCCGAACAACGCCCGGCCGACCTGCCGCCGCTCAATATCTGCATTCAGGTCAATGTCAGTGGCGAAGCCAGCAAGTCCGGCTGTACACCCGCCGACCTGCCAGCGCTGGCCGAGGCGATCCAGGCCCTGCCCCGCTTGAAGCTGCGCGGCCTGATGGCGATCCCCGAGCCCACTGACGACCGTGCACAGCAAGATGCGGCGTTTGCCGCAGTGCGTGACTTGCAAGCGAGCCTGGACCTGGGGCTCGACACACTTTCCATGGGCATGAGCCATGACCTTGAGTCGGCCATTGCCCAAGGGGCCACCTGGGTGCGGATCGGTACCGCGCTGTTTGGTGCCCGCGACTACGGCCAGCCATGAAATGGCTGACTTCCATCTGAGTAAGGACCTGTCATGAGCAGCACGCGTATAGCCTTTATCGGCGCCGGTAACATGGCGGCCAGCCTGATCGGTGGCCTGCGGGCCAAGGGCCTGCAAGCCTCGCAGATTCGCGCCAGCGATCCGGGCGCCGAGACCCGTGCCCGGGTGAGCGCAGAACACGGTATCGAAACCTTCGCCGACAACGCCGAAGCCATCCAGGGCGTCGACGTGATCGTACTGGCGGTCAAGCCACAGGCCATGAAAGCCGTGTGCGAAGCCTTGCGCCCAAACCTGGCGCCGCAGCAACTGGTGGTGTCGATTGCCGCCGGTATCAACTGCGCCAGCATGAACAACTGGCTCGGCGCCCAGCCCATCGTGCGCTGCATGCCCAACACCCCATCGCTGCTGCGCCAGGGTGTCAGCGGCCTGTACGCCACCGCCCAAGTGAGCGCCGCCCAGCGTGAGCAGGCCCAGGAGCTGTTGTCGGCCGTGGGTGTGGCCCTGTGGCTGGAAGAAGAGCAGCAACTGGACGCCGTCACCGCTGTGTCCGGCAGTGGCCCGGCATATTTCTTCCTGCTGGTCGAAGCCATGACCGCCGCCGGCGTGAAGCTGGGCCTGCCACGGGAAATCGCTGAGCAACTGACCCAGCAAACCGCCCTCGGCGCCGCACATATGGTGGTCTCCAGCGATGTGGATGCGGCCGAATTGCGTCGTCGCGTGACCTCGCCCAATGGCACCACACAGGCGGCCATCGAATCATTCCAGGCCGGGGGCTTTGAAGCCCTGGTCGAAAAAGCACTGGGTGCCGCCGCGCACCGCTCGGCTGAACTTGCCGAACAACTGGGTCAATAAGGAGCCAATATGATTGGTTTGAACACCGCTGCCGTCTATGTACTGCAAACCCTCGGCAGCCTTTACCTGCTGATCGTGCTGTTGCGCTTTGTCCTGCAACTGGTACGCGCCAACTTCTACAACCCGCTCTGCCAATTCGCCGTGAAGGCCACCCAGCCGCTGCTCAAGCCGCTGCGCCGGGTAATCCCGAGCCTTTTCGGCCTGGACATGTCGTCGCTGGTGCTGGCGATCCTGGTGCAACTGGCGCTGATGGCCCTGACGCTGCTGCTGACCTACGGCACCATGGGCAACTTCCTGCAACTGCTGGTCTGGGCCCTGATCGGCGTGACCGCGCTGTTCCTGAAGATTTTCTTCTTTGCACTGATCATCAGCGTGATCCTGTCCTGGGTCGCACCGGGCAGCCATAACCCTGGCGCCGAACTGGTCAACCAGATCTGCGAACCGGCCCTGGCGCCATTCCGCAAGATCCTGCCGAACCTCGGCGGCCTGGATATCTCGCCGATCCTCGCGTTCATGGTGCTCAAGCTCCTGGACATGCTGGTGATCAACAACCTGGCGGCAATGACCATGATGCCGGACATCCTGCGCTTGCTGATCTGACGACTGTTTGCGGGCTGCGCAGGACAACATGTGGGGGCAGGCAAGCCCCCACATTTTTGTAACTGTGTCTTGAAGTGAATCCATGCAGGCCTTCGCTTGCCGCTAGGCCCCCCGCTCTTTAGACTTACGCCTCATTTAAACGAGAGCAGGGTCGATGCCAACTGCCTTTCCCCCCGATTCTGTTGGACTGGTCGTGCCCCAAGTGGCGCACTTCAGCGAACCCCTGGCCCTGGCCTGCGGGCGGTCGCTGCCGGCCTATGACCTGATCTATGAAACCTACGGTGCGTTGAACGCCACGGCCAGCAACGCCGTGCTGATCTGTCACGCCCTGTCGGGCCATCATCACGCCGCCGGCTACCACAGCGCCGACGAGCGCAAGCCCGGCTGGTGGGACAGCTGCATCGGCCCTGGCAAACCCATCGACACCAACAAGTTCTTTGTGGTCAGCCTGAACAACCTCGGCGGCTGCAACGGCTCCACCGGCCCCAGCAGCCTCAACCCGGAAACCGGCAAGCCGTTTGGCGCCGACTTCCCGGTACTGACCGTGGAAGACTGGGTGCACAGCCAGGCACGCCTGGCCGACCTGCTGGGCATCCAACAATGGGCAGCGGTGATCGGCGGCAGCCTGGGCGGCATGCAGGCCCTGCAATGGACCATCACCTACCCCGACCGCGTGCGCCATTGCCTGGCCATCGCCTCGGCCCCCAAGTTGTCGGCACAGAACATCGCCTTCAACGAAGTGGCGCGCCAGGCGATCCTCACCGACCCCGAGTTCCACGGCGGTTCATTCCAGGAAGCCGGGGTGATCCCCAAGCGCGGCTTGATGCTGGCGCGGATGGTCGGACATATCACCTACCTGTCGGATGACTCCATGGGCGAAAAATTCGGCCGTGGGCTCAAGAGCGAGAAGCTCAACTACGACTTCCACAGCGTCGAATTCCAGGTCGAAAGCTACCTGCGTTACCAGGGCGAGGAGTTTTCCGGGCGTTTCGACGCCAATACCTACCTGCTGATGACCAAGGCCCTGGACTACTTCGACCCGGCGGCAAACTTTGATGACGACCTGGCGAAGACCTTCGAAGGCGCCACGGCCAAGTTCTGCGTGATGTCGTTCACCACCGACTGGCGCTTCTCGCCGGCCCGTTCGCGGGAGCTGGTGGATGCGCTGATGGCTGCGCGCAAAGACGTCTGCTACCTGGAGATCGACGCACCGCAGGGCCACGATGCCTTCCTGATCCCGATCCCGCGCTATCTGCAGGCCTTCAGCAATTACATGAACCGCATAACTTTGTGAGAACGCCATGAGAGCCGACCTGGAAATTATCCAAGACTGGATCCCCGCCGGCAGCCGCGTGCTCGACCTGGGTTGCGGCGATGGCGAACTGCTGAGCTGGCTGCGCGACAACAAGCAAGTCACCGGCTATGGCCTGGAAAACGACCCGGACAACATCGCCCAGTGCGTGGCCAAGGGCATCAACGTAATCGAGCAGGACCTGGACAAGGGCCTGGGCAACTTTGCCAGCAACAGCTTCGATATCGTGGTGATGACCCAGGCCCTGCAGGCTGTGCATTACCCGGACCGGATCCTTGACGAGATGTTGCGCGTCGGCCGCCAGTGCATCATCACCTTCCCCAACTTCGGCCACTGGCGCTGCCGCTGGTACCTGGCCACCAAGGGCCGGATGCCGGTATCGGACTTCCTGCCGTACACCTGGTACAACACGCCCAATATTCACTTCTGCACCTTCGAGGACTTCGAAGCACTGTGCAGCGGGCGCGAAGCCAAGGTGATCAACCGCCTTGCCGTCGATCAACAGCATCGCCACGGCTGGGCAAGTAAGCTATGGCCTAATCTTTTAGGTGAAATCGGGATTTATCGGGTCAGCAGTCCTGGCCTGACCGATCATCAGATTGCCGTCTAACCATTTTCGAGGAGGACGATCATGAGTCGCCTGGCTATTTTTCTACTCACCGCCTGCCTTGGCGCCAGCGCCATGGCCGCCGGCCCTATCGACAGCAATCGGCAGAAGGCGTTTGGTGATATCACCGTGCACTACAGCACCTTCACCTCCAGCTTCCTGCAACCCGAGACGGCCCAGGCCGTGGGCGTGGTGCGCAGCAAGAACAAGGGCATGATCAATGTCTCGGTGATCAAGGGCGTGGAGCCCGTGGCGGCCCAAGTGACCGGCACGATCAAGGACTTGACCGGCAAGAGTGAAATGCTGACCTTCAAGCAAATCACCGAAAAAGGCGCGATCTACTACCTCGCCCCCTACTCGGTGCCGCAGCAGGAGTTCCGCACCTTTACCATCAATGTTGAAACCGGTGGCAAAGCCCACGGCTTCAGTTTCACCCAAGAACTGTTCCCGGCCGAATAATGAACCTGACACAACTCGTACTGGCCAGCCATAACGCCGGCAAACTCAAGGAACTCCAGGCCATGCTCGGCGAATCGGTGCAACTGCGCTCGATTGGCGAGTTCAGCCAGGTGGAGCCGGAGGAAACCGGCCTGTCGTTCGTCGAGAACGCCATCCTCAAGGCCCGCAATGCCGCGCGCATTTCCGGGCTGCCGGCACTGGCCGACGACTCCGGCCTGGCCGTGGACTTCCTCGGCGGCGCCCCCGGCATCTACTCGGCGCGCTATGCCGACGGCAAAGGCGACGCGGCGAACAACGCCAAGCTGCTGGACGCCCTCAAGGACGTGCCGGACGCGATGCGCGGCGCGCAGTTTGTCTGTGTGCTGGCCCTGGTGCGGCATGCCGACGACCCGCTGCCGATTCTCTGCGAAGGTTTGTGGCACGGGCGCATCCTGCACGCGGCCAGCGGCGAGCACGGGTTTGGCTATGACCCGCTGTTCTGGGTGCCGGAGCGCAATGTGTCCAGCGCCGAACTGAGCCCCGCCGACAAGAACCAGATCAGCCACCGCGCCCGCGCAATGGATTTGCTGCGCCAGCGTCTGGGCTTGAAATGACCCAGAACACCTCCGCGCAGCCCCTGATCCTCGGTGGCGCGCAAACACCTCGGGCGGCCCTGCCAGTGCTGCCGCCCCTGGCGCTGTACATCCACATCCCGTGGTGCGTGCGTAAATGCCCCTATTGCGACTTCAACTCCCACACCGCCAGCAAGGTGCTGCCGGAAGAAGAGTATGTCGACGCGTTGCTGGCGGACCTGGATCAGGACCTGCACGCGGTGTATGGTCGCGAGCTGAGTTCGATCTTCTTTGGCGGCGGCACGCCAAGCCTGTTCAGTGCTGCGGCGCTGGGGCGGTTGCTGGAGGGCGTGGAGCAACGTATCCGGTTTGCCCGCGACATCGAGATCACCCTGGAAGCCAACCCCGGCACCTTCGAGCAAGAGAAGTTCGTCGCCTACCGCAAGCTGGGGATCAATCGCCTGTCGATTGGCATCCAGAGCTTCCAGCAGGACAAGCTCAAGGCCCTGGGCCGCATCCACAATGGCGACGAAGCCGTACGCGCCGCCGGCATGGCACGCCAGGCCGGCTTTGATAACTTCAACCTGGACCTGATGCACGGTTTGCCCGACCAATCCCTGGACGACGCCCTGGGCGACCTGCGCCAGGCGATTGCGCTCAAGCCGACCCACCTGTCGTGGTACCAACTGACCCTGGAACCCAACACTGTGTTCTGGAACCAGCCGCCGACGCTGCCGGAAGACGACACCCTGTGGGATATCCAGGAAGCCGGCCAGGCCCTGCTCGCCGAACACGGCTACGCGCAATATGAAGTCTCGGCCTACGCCCAGCCGGGCCGGCCCGCGCGGCATAACCTCAATTACTGGAGTTTTGGCGACTTTATCGGCATCGGCGCCGGCGCCCACGGCAAGCTCAGCCATCCAGACGGGCGCATCGTGCGCACCTGGAAGACCCGCGCACCGAAGGACTACCTCAACCCGGCAAAAACCTTCCAGGCCGGGTCGAAAGAGCTGACCAATGAAGAATTGCCCTTTGAGTTCCTGATGAACGCCCTGCGCCTGACCGAGGGCGTCGAAGCCAGGCTGTATGCCGAGCGCACCGGCCTGGACTTGGCCAGCCTGGAACAAGCCCGCAGGGATGCCGAACAAAGTGGCTTATTGCAGGTCGAACCGTCACGCCTGGCGGCCACGGACC comes from the Pseudomonas shahriarae genome and includes:
- a CDS encoding YqgE/AlgH family protein, whose product is MKNVSPTYLKHQFLIAMPHMADPNFAHTLTYIVEHTANGAMGLVVNRPQSLNLADILEQLRPEIDPPASCQAVPIYFGGPVQTDRGFVLHPSGPTFQATVDLEGVSLSTSQDVLFAIADGVGPQQSLITLGYAGWEAGQLEEELANNAWLTCPFDADILFNTASELRLNAAAKQLGVNLNLLTSQAGHA
- the ruvX gene encoding Holliday junction resolvase RuvX, translated to MALRLILGFDYGTKQIGVAVGQVITGQARELCTLKAQNGIPDWNQVEALIKEWKPDAVVVGLPLNMDGTPSDMCLRAEKFARRLNGRYNLPFYTHDERLTTFEAKGERRDRGGQKGSYRDNPVDAIAAALLLQGWLDENTALFES
- the pyrR gene encoding bifunctional pyr operon transcriptional regulator/uracil phosphoribosyltransferase PyrR, translated to MSLPNPAELISQMAIRLKAHLQHRAISEPRFIGIRTGGVWVAQALLQELGSDSPLGTLDVSFYRDDFSQNGLHPQVRPSALPFEIEGQHLVLIDDVLMSGRTIRAAMNELFDYGRPASITLVCLLDLEAGELPISPDVVGATLSLSAQQRVKLSGPTPLELELQDLAL
- a CDS encoding aspartate carbamoyltransferase catalytic subunit → MTPLDAKRPLQLNAQGQLQHFLSLDGLPRELLTEILDTADSFLEVGGRAVKKVPLLRGKTICNVFFENSTRTRTTFELAAQRLSADVITLNVSTSSASKGETLLDTLRNLEAMAADMFVVRHGDSGAAHFIAEHVCPQVAIINGGDGRHAHPTQGMLDMLTIRRHKGGFENLSVAIVGDILHSRVARSNMLALKTLGCPDIRVIAPKTLLPVGIEQYGVKVYTDMATGLKDVDVVIMLRLQRERMAGGLLPSEGEFYRLFGLTTARLAGAKPDAIVMHPGPINRGVEIESAVADGPHSVILNQVTYGIAVRMAVLSMAMSGQTAQRQFEQENAQ
- a CDS encoding dihydroorotase — its product is MKLSILGARVIDPASGLDQVTDLHLEAGKIIAIGAAPSGFSPVQSIDAKGLVAAPGLVDLNVALREPGYSRKGSIASETRAAAAGGVTSLCCPPQTKPVLDTSAVAELILDRAREAGNCKVFPIGALSKGLDGEQLAELIALRDAGCVAFGNGLESFRSTRTLCRALEYAATFDLTVIFHSQDHDLAEGGLAHEGPTASFLGLAGIPETAETVALARDLLLVEQSGVRAHFSQLTSARGVALIAQAQARGLPVTADVALYQLILTDEALIDFSSLYHVQPPLRTRADRDGLRAAVKSGVVSAISSHHQPHERDAKLAPFGATEPGISSVELLLPLAMTLVEDGLLDLPTLLARLSSGPAQALRLPAGKLAVGSAADLVLFDPASSTVAGEQWLSRGENCPFIGHSLPATVRYTLVDGRISYQA
- a CDS encoding NINE protein gives rise to the protein MNTYRQDVSQQDTHSKVIGYLLWIFGFTGAHRFYYGKPVTGTIWFFTFGLLGIGWLIDLFLIPAMDREADLRFTAGPIEYNVAWILLTFLGVFGLHRMYQGKWLTGLLYLVTGGLFLVGVLYDFWTLNTQVSIRNAERLGGR
- a CDS encoding C40 family peptidase yields the protein MRPFLKTWLTICLLMPLAAHATNREQRLPNVNGFTPKVHATTTSAKSAKLTVKRPTQLSKANVKAVPGLVASNNQQSSKVLSRAVNVLGTPYRWGGSSPSKGFDCSGLVKYAFNDVAAVDLPRTSNAMASGHGQKVDRKDLKPGDLLFFKLKSRQVNHVAIYLGNDRFIHAPRRGKSVSIDTLKKPFWNKNYVIAKRVLPKEQNNLRIVQR
- a CDS encoding type IV pilus twitching motility protein PilT, yielding MDITELLAASVSQGASDLHLSAGLAPRMRVDGEVLPLDWPVLSATQVADLLSPILHKHQQKDFETSLETDFSFDLPGVARFRANVFCQHRGLGAVFRAIPSRVQSLEALGLGDIFRRIAELPRGLVLVTGATGSGKSTTLAAMVDYLNSTRQQHILTLEDPIEFVHEPRKALISQRQVHRDTHSFSTALRSALREDPDVILVGELRDLETIRLALTAAETGHLVFGTLHTNSAAKTVDRLVDVFPAGEKAMVRSMLSESLQAVVSQVLLKKVGGGRVAAHEIMLGTPAIRNLIREDKVAQLYSAIQTGGALGMKTLDMSLKGLVSQGLVRLEEAREQARVPADI
- a CDS encoding YggS family pyridoxal phosphate-dependent enzyme, yielding MSTIADNIGLVTERIRAAAQAVQRDETSVHLLAVSKTKPAQAVREAYAAGMRDFGENYLQEALGKQADLTDLPLSWHFIGPIQSNKTRAIAENFAWVHSVDRLKIAQRLSEQRPADLPPLNICIQVNVSGEASKSGCTPADLPALAEAIQALPRLKLRGLMAIPEPTDDRAQQDAAFAAVRDLQASLDLGLDTLSMGMSHDLESAIAQGATWVRIGTALFGARDYGQP